The DNA window ATTTGTCATACCTCTCTGAATatactttgttgtttttttttaatgactagTTGCTGAGAAAGCGGCACATTGGGAACGACATAGTGACCATAGTGTTCCAGGAGCCTGGAGCTCACCCTTTCACCCCCAAGGCTATTCGCTCTCACTTTCAACATGTCTTCATCATCGTGCGAGTACACAACCCCTGCTCTGACAGCACATGCTACAGGTGGGTCTTTGTGCTTGACCAGCAGAGATGaaacaggagggaaaaaaaaaaaaatctaaacctGATGAGCGGCCTATTAAGCACATATTTATAGTATCAAGTTTCTTTGAAGGCTTTGAAGATCCCTAAATCTAACcagaaagtgaaaatgaaaagaattcaCGAATGAGAATAAAGTGAAAGCAAGTTTATAAACAGCTGCGGTCTCTTGGCTGACAAGCTTGTGACTTCTAGTTCTTTAAAAGGGGGCTATTATATCTCAGCAAGCTATTATGTATTATATCTCAGCAAGCTATTATGTATTATATCTCAGCAGGCTGTATTGTTTTGAGGGAGATGATAATAAAAAGAGGGATAAAGCTAGCTAACATCAGTAAAGTATATGACAAACTGAATTAAGGATGCtaaaattaaatgtggattcaGAACGAGAATAAAAGtgtattccccccccccccccccccccccccccttccctaaATCTGAATTAGAATAGGAGTTAAACCAGTTTTATTCCAGATATGATGATTTCAGTGAAGAGCGTACTCATTTTTGGTAATAGGTGtaagcacacacactcttatctCATTTTAATGTGGATTCTAGCACAGTGTGTTGGTTCACATACTTTCTAGCAAACAGATCCGAGGAAGTTGGGCTTACTGGACCCCTGTCCAGTAGGATTTCATCTTCTACTGGATTACTTCAAGGCTCTGTACTTTGactgttttgaatttttgtatATACTAATAGGTCTTCTCAAAGGGCATCACTTTGGACCTTCAGAGTCCTTTACAAGGTTTAGCCTCCTCAAAGTAGTGTTAGTAGATACTGACTGTCCCATCtactattgtttgttttttaatatattttaaccttttttcccctccatgaTTCATGGAGACAGCGTAGGATATTTGGATCTTGTACTGTCTTTAGTGTGACGTATGTGTGCTGTGTCAGACTAGTGTCTCTAAAGTAAATTGCCCCACAGGTACATTAAAGTATTACTTTACTTTATGCTGTGGAATGAAGATGCATCAACATTATACAACCGTGTGCACCCAAAAGAGATGCATTACAAGTTTAAGTGGGGCAAACTGACAAACCTCAATGgtgacattaaataaaaatgtggtttTGGCTTCGTATTTCTGTGCAGGACTAGATCCTTTTATGGGACTCTTAAAAGCTCCACACCACTTCAGAGCTTGTAGCTGTGTTTTCATGCAGGTAGCACAGTAGCATTAAGGCAAAAGCACTGACTGGAAGGCATAGGTCAAGCATAAAAGCCTGTTGCCTGACTGCTGTCCCGTCTTCGTGAGCTGTGTTTGAATTGCACATCTGTATGCGTGCAAATTAGTTTGATTATTGTCAGATAGAAGAAATTACTTCTGCAGTAGCTGTCAGATTGATGGGGGTTCTCCCTTGGAGTCATGTGGCGTTGACGCTTATGCATTTCTACCCCACTGCACATGCACTTTCTCTGCTCTGAACACACAGATATTATACACATGTATTTGCTCCCACTCACTCTCCTACTCCCATTTCTCCTTTTACCTCTTTCTCTTGCTCACTTGCACACAGTGCACACACTTTTCCCCCCCTTGCACACTAATTCACTCAGGCTCACTCTTCACACACTCATATAAATACAAGCCTCAACCCTTCCAccatcctccctccctcctctccttgcCTGCCACTTTGCCTTTGGGCAGCATGAGTTGGAGTGGTCTGAAGGAGTTAGCGCCATGCACATGAAGTGCTCTCTTCACTGGGACATGCATGTGAGTGGGGAGGACTGTCCAGAGCAGTGTTTCTCAGAGCTCACAGAGCCAACCTGAGGAGCAGACAGGTCAAGCTAACCTTCTGTCTTTGAGGCTCACGCCGGCATCACAATTTGGGCTAATTTATTTCGAGCCCTTTTTTCGTCTCTGTGccgaatttcttttttttctgactaGCTACTCCATCTCATCTCGACTTGTGGGCGCTTTCAATCATTTTGCTTTTTGCCTAAAGGGTTCATCTCTTGGTTTAAACTctgagaaaagggagagagagaaaattctGGTTCTCTTTGTTTAACTTATGGAATAAATGGAGAGGCACAAGCCACTGAAACCTTGAAGACAATCCTGCCCACCCAGTCATTCACACACTCAGTCTTCGGATTCAACTCCTATTCTGTGGACTGAGGCACCACGTGTTAAGACTTCACTCCTGACTGTTTGTCACAAGTCTTTTCCTGGATGCCCTCCCCTAAcagtttggagaaaaaaaaaaagattctgagTCTGGACACGAGAACTCAGTTAGACGGTACTGCGTGGCGTATACTGGGTGTCATATTATATCCTCAGAGGAGAATTGAGTTAGCATCGGGTCAGTTTCTCTGTTTATCGCCTTGATGCAATATTCAGTGTTTTGATGCAATCATCTGAAGAGTGTGGTTACATTTTGGTGGATGCAGGAGGTAAGTTACATGTTTGTGTTGAGTTTAGCCATGTTGTGGTGTAGTGGTCAAAACCATACAAGAGTACCTGATGCAGGGATTTGCAGGCTCTATGCATTTCAGCTGATCAGTACCTTACCTTCCCACCTTTGCTagtacaaacaaacacacatttcacactCTTTCCTTAAATTGTCACACATCATATATGCCAGACATACATAACCTTgattgtttcagtttgtttttcctgtttctttttcagtaATCTCTAATCTCTATTAATAAAgagcatgtttttatttgttgagTCATCTAGTTATTAATAGCCTGTCGTGGCCTTCTGCTGAGATCTGGATAATTCTCAGGTCATATTGAGCCAAACTAGAGCATTAAAGGAGTAAGTGGCCTGGGGCCAGCGGGGTGCTAATCTGCTGCTTTCAACTGCTGCCTCAAAGTCACACGGGGCCAGCGAGGCGGATTGCGTAACCAGATCTTTGTTTAGGAAATGAGCTTTGTTTGTGCTTGCTAGCTAGAGCCACGGCGCTGCTTCTCCATACCATGATGTAGCAGAGAGTGGCAGGGTGTCATCACTGGGAGCCGGCTTGTCATCTAGGATGGGATGTATAGCATTTATACGCTGAGTGCAGTCAGGCATGGCTTGCAACATTTCTGCTACAGGCAGAGGTTGTGTTATCTGTTTAATGGGCTGGATGGAGTTTTGTCAGGACTGTCAAACCAGCTTATCTGAGTTCACGTCTTGGTTTTTGGGCTTTTAGTGTTGTACGTGCATGTATGCACTTATAGCCTCTATATAGCCTTCATACTTTAGGAAGAAGGCAGAGGTATTTTAGGCAGGTTACTTCCTCAGtggtaaaataatttaaagtgtttaaaagctttttattgTGCAGTTTGACAAATTTCTTATGAACAATGGATATGAGGCAGTGTCACCACCCACTTACTAATTTATAGTAATTTAACTCAGACAGCCACTGTGTACAACTGGAATATGAGCAGCAGTGGAGGGTAACAAGAGGAGAGCTCTGCCTGCAGGAATTATAACACCCTCCTTTGTACACACAAGTGAGCAGGTCAGAGGCATTCCTCAGAGGTAACTGTAACTATGTCACcactgggcttttttttttctttcaaacaagCCAATGTGCTTTTTCCTTACATTGTAACTTTTTTCCCTCAGAACATTGGACCATCATGCAAGTATTAAGTGGTGTAACAGTTCTGAAACAGAGACAAAAGCTGCAGTACAAACATGGTGCATGGTCTTTCACTGATTCCAGTCAGCTACTAGCAACTGTAAATAAGCAACATTTTCTGGTGAAATTTagcctttaaaaaacaaaaaaaacttacctAAACCTATTTTGTTGGTGTAATTATAGGTTAATTAACAGCCATTAAGAATACTATAGTTATGTTTTGTATGTAATGACTGTCTGTTAATCCATGTGCTCATGCTGCTTGTGGAGATGTGGTGGTTGATGCCTGGTTAAGACATGCTAGTCTGGTGATGTGTAACATCCTTCAGGTAAAGAGTGAAGAACCTTTTCATATGTTATGTTGTGTTAATtcaatgtatttttctttgcatATGCATATCCTGTACCCtatttttatgaatatttgtatttatttattttattgtgtactTTTAAAgtgcattgcattttttttatattttaatatacatgTTCACACCCTTACCAAAGCCAGTCTTGGGAAACCATTCTATTTTCTCTTAATCTGGCTGTACAGAAATTGACCCCAAGTCAGCCAGGGTGTTTGTGAGATCGCCCTCAATGAATAGGAGTCAGTGAAGCTAAATGGCTTAAGTAATTATTTACACCTGCTTCTAGACCCCTGAAAaaccacattttattttgtagtatTGATAATATGTCCAGATTGATGCATAACAACACTTatgtccttctttttttttctcaggaagGCAAATTTTGCCCTTAAAATCCTGGCATTCTGCTAATGCATTCTGATCTGTCAGTTATGGATTTATGATTAGACTCACCCTCATTCCTTAATGCCTTCAAGTGGCTCATGGTGCTGTGACGTTTCCAATCCTTACAGAAATGTATTTCACTGTAATGGCAAcctgtaaaaataaatctaaaagtgaaacaaaactaTTCTCTTCACTACTTCTgccaaaaaaaatcttcacCCAACAAAAGTGACATGTTTAGAGCTACAGTTGTAGGAGGCCCCATTCATTCTCGACTATCTTGCAAATGTAAAGCCCAGAGAGTGGGAGTTCTTGAGTATTTACAACTTATTTTCCCTTATCCTCTTTATCTTCTGCAGTGTGGCTGTCACCCGCTCCCAGGACGTTCCCTCCTTTGGCCCACCAATCCCGAAGGGCGTGACCTTTCCCAAGTCCACTGTGTTCAGGGACTTCCTTTTGGCCAAAGTCATCAACGCAGAGAACGCAGCTCATAAGTCAGATAAGTTTGGAGCCATGGCAACACGAACACGGCAGGAGTATCTGCGGGATTTGGCAGAGCGACATGTGACCAGTACACCAGTAGAACCCACCGGGAAGTTCCCCTTCATCTCTCTGGCACACAAACGACGGGAGAAGGTGCGTCCGTACAGCGGGGCGGAGCTCCGGAGTCTCGGGGCTATAACCTGGCAGGTCCACGCTGAGGATCAGGTAGCCGGGGCCGAACGCGAGTGCCTGTTGGCCATTTCGAATGACTTCATCATCCTGCTGGATCAAGAGGCCAAAGCAGTCGTGTTTAACTGTGCGACACGCGATGTGATTGGTTGGTCAACGGGGAGCCCCGCCTCCATGAAGATCTACTATGAGCGTGGTGAGAGTGTATCTCTGCGCTCCATCAATAACAACACGGAGGACTTTGGAGAGGTTGTCAAAAGACTGGAGGTCAGTGGGCCGACTGTTGTTTTCTGTAGCAGTACATGTCTATAACATACACCATCTGCTGAAGATATGAGCCGAAAACTGCATCTCTGACAATCGTAGTAAACATGCATACAAATCCTTTGAACCGTGACCATCATGAAAGCATTACTGCTTTTATCATCATATTTACACTTAGGCTGGTTAACTTAAGCATCTAGTAAACATACAAATCAACCAGCTAACCAGTCCCAGACTATCAGTCAGTGAATGTAAACATCATTTTGGAATCACCCTCCATGTGAACAATAATGCAGGCAAAAAAGTGCTCAGTGAAGTCTTTCAGTGTTAGGACATGCTCTCCCTTTGTCCACTTCCCTGACAACAGTAGCTcgaaaaaaaataactattgtTGATGATTATAGCAACATAAGGGCGTAGCCTGAAATTATGGACTCACCAAAAAGCCACAGATGTTGCACTGACCCTATGATTATAAGTCATGCAAAGCATAATGCATAGTAGTTTAATTCATATCATTACTGAGGGTTTCCTTATGGTCTAGATAAAGCGGCACTCTTGATGGGATATTTCAGTCATTCATCAGACACTGCAGTTCTGCTTAATGATAAAGTAAAAAAGGACCGTCCCTGTGCTTCATGCTGACAGTACAGGAAGGAGTTCtttattttatcatcatcttctcctcttccttttttttaacaaccaAAACTCAGACCACTTTTTACTACTTGGTTAACTCTGGCTGATAGCACTTTTTATCCATCTAGATTGTTTTGATATTGCTTGTCCAGTTTTGGAGCGATCTGccaaaagatggaaaaaaatcagcagcTGTATCGCTTTTGAGAAATTATAACCTCTCTTACtcaaaaatatgttaaagccTTGGTGCTGAGCTGTGTTAAAGTGCAGAAAGGcacattataataataatatgtctTCTTTTTATGTTATGTGAATGACATATTTGCCTCTGCTTGTGTGCAAAGGACTAACAATAGATTtcatccactttttctttttttttttaactttacacCACCTTTCTCTCTAACTCCACCTTGATTTGCTCTCTCTCACACGGTCTTTTCTCCAGTTGTTGACCAAGGGAAGTCAAACCACAGAGATGACCCTGCGACGTAACGCCCTGGGCCAGCTGGGCTTTCATGTCAACTTCGAGGGCATCGTAGCAGAAGTGGAGCCCTACGGCTATGCCTGGCAGGCTGGGCTCAGGCAGGGCAGCCGCTTAGTGGAGATTTGCAAGGTGTCAGTGGCCTCACTGTCCCACGAGCAGATGATTGACCTTCTTAGAACCTCTGTCACTGTTAAGGTGGTCATCATTCCTCCACATGAAGACTCAACACCACGCAGGTACTATGGATATAAATCAAGAATAGATACAAGAGAGACTGTAGTTAATGTACTGGTTTGTGGCTTTTGAGGCTATCcttaaagtattctgactgcaAATGCTTCATGTGCCAACAGAGGCTGCTCAGAAATCTACCACATGCCACTTGTGGACTACAAAAACCACAAGGAGGGCATGCCCTATGAGTTAAAGTTCCCCTTTCGCTCCACTAACAATAACACCAAGTGGCCACGCACATCATCCAGCCCTCAAACGCGTGCTGCTGGCACAGGGGGAACCCTCATCAAGGCCCCGCCCACAGACTTCAGTAACCCTGCTGCTATTCCCCGCAGTGTATCTAGTGATGGTCGACCGCTTAACCCCAAAAGGtcacataataaatataatgctGTTATGAAACTTGCAGACACGCTGAACTCGTCTGTGTGGTTGTAACATATGTCTTTAATGACATCCATATGTCTCCTCACAGATATTCCCCAGGGAATGACAACTATGCTCTTGCCTGCTCCATTGTGATGGGACGCACTCTACACAACACAAACTCCCCTTCTAGTGTCTCCTACACAGACACCATGGCCTCCACCCACTGGAGGCAGAAGTCTATGCCCGATGGGTGAGTTCATCACTGAAGATTATGCAGACTAAATTTCATACATATCAAAATAAAGCTTGAAGAATGCTACATGGTAACGtagatgaactttttttttgtctcttcaggTTTAATAACAACTGCCAGTCCCCCGGTTCATCTGCACGCCAGGTGGCAGGTGAGGGAATCAATGGGATCAAAGTATCGTCTAGCTCAGGTGTTGGTTGGTCGCGACCTGTGGAGGGGGATCCCACCAGCAGATCAGGGGACAAAACCAGTTCAGGTAGGCAGAACGCCTACATCAGTgttggtaaataaaaaaaacaaacaagctttATGTTATGGTATCTATAGACCTCattttcatgtctttggactctATAGACACTGTGATTTCCAAGGTGGTGATTCCTCGACTTCAGCCGTTAGAGCAGAGCAGCCACATGTCTCCTAACAAGAGCGCCAAGGTGAGTAGTAGCCAGCAACCACCAGATGTAATTTCTTTGCTGCCATTtcatggcatgttgcaaattgaTAAGGGAGgctctgtgcaaaaaaaaaaaaaaaattgtctaatCACAGTTAATATCTTCTGAGTATGAGCTAAAGTTCGTGTAGCATGAAGCAGTTTATGCTAAGTGCagtaattaaaatgtttccaaCATTATGGGTTCTCAGAGCACTTCAGGTGATGCAGAAGAAACACACTGACTTCATGGAAATGCTACAGCAAAATGTCTTGTTTTCTATGCTTGAAACTGATCCTTTGATTTCTCATCTGGTAATAGGCAGATGCTCCATATTCATCCAGCCAATCAAGCAGCAACACACTGTCAAGCAACGCCTCCAGCTCCGCCCACAGTGATGAGAAGTGGTACGAAGTTGGCTCCCGTTCCGGAGTACGGAGTGAACTAGATCTAAATGGCTATCTTCAAGGTACCTCCAGTGACAGCGGCATTGacgcaacctccttcactgccaccCAGAGCAGCACAGCTTCCTCCACTGGTGCCTTCATGGCAAAGGACAAAATCCCATGGCAGGATGAACCAGCAGACAGCCAGACGACCACCGACACGTCACCTCCAACTCCAGACTCTATTGTCGTGCCCGTAGGCACCGAGATCCCAGCGAAGAGCCCGTTATCCTTTCCACTAGGTCCCGATAGCGTCTCCTACAGCCTGAGTGATGCCACCGCCCACTCCAGGTGTGCTGCTCTTCTGTTAGAATTTAGCTACGTAGGCAGCCTAGGAATCTGATCCTTTGCATCAATGGTTCATTAAACAGACAGTGATTCATTGTAGTCCAGATATATCCTGTGCTGTCCCAGCTGAAAGAGAGGAAGAATGAAATATCCGTGTCTGTGGTTTTGCATTTGTATGTATCTCAGTCTCTGGGTATCCATGATAGAAAGGAAGTGCTTGAAGTTGCTAGAAATGCAGACTGTGAGCTCAGCACTGTTCCCCTCTTCTAAATCCCACTTCCTTTGAATCAACTAAAgctttcctccctctcttcttCACTCAGCCAGAAATAACTCGGCTCCACCAGACCTGTACATTGGCAGCTTTGTTTTATAGTATGTGCACGCACATGCGCGCTTGCACAGACACAAAACTTGATGTTGGGAAATTCAAGCATTGTCAAACTCTGTAGGAATGTTATTTGAAAGAGCTGAAAATGAAGTGCAAGGACACGGTGTCCTATTTCGTATTTATGAATTCATCAGTTTATTCAGTCTACAGAGATGTCTGGATATATAATTAAGGAGTGCGTTTACTAATAGGTTTTAAGGAAGTCtggctctttgttttttttattgaaaacagCTAAGGCAATTTGATATGTTGaacttgaaaaataaaatatatctgCATGAGCaatcatccatttttttttcaatcactCTGCTCGCAGTGTTTGATATTGATTAAATTATAAATACATAACATCTATGATGCGTCTCTTCAGTTAAATCTGTGTCACacttttctgcttatccttcatgttttgtttccagCACTTCTGGTCACTCAGGCTGCAGCCCCATGTCCCCCCAGGATGAGGCTGCTCCTGCATCCACTTCACCTACATCCTCAAGCTGCCAGTCCCCTGGGACCAAGAGCTTCTACCCTCGTCAAGGAGCAACCTCGAAGTATCTTATTGGCTGGAGGAAGCCTGGAGGAACGGTCAACTCAGTGGACTTTGGCAGCACTCGCAAGTAagatgggaattttttttttcttttaactaaaCATCTGTGAATGTTTAAAACTGTTTCTAATGCAGCGCTGCACGCTGAGGAAAGATTAGAAATCAGTGCAGAAATGCATCCTGCTGTCAGGGATGTTCTCAGAGGTGcatattttgttatatttgtccCAGTGAATATTCAgctaattttaagtctttttttttttttttttaatttggtcaACAGTGCCACCACCTGGTGActtttgaattttctttttttccagctcaATCTTCGGTTTGTAGAAAGGATGACACTTTTTTCTCCACTCTTTACTTCATGTCTTTGAATTTGGTCAGAAAGCCAAATCATGTCTTTTGTGTTGGTAATAAATGTCGAGGCTGCTCGTCGAACCCCAGTTGCTTCTGGTGCAAAAATTCAGTATTTCATTGTCTCATCGATTGCAAGTCACCAACACCCTGGTTAGAGAACAGTTACAGCCACCTTTCAGATTTCCTCATCCATTCTGGGCATCTGAACTGGTGGCTGCTAATCGCAGACGTGCTTCGTCATTAGCGGAGGTTTCTGTCTGAATTTGactttgcttttatttccagaCGGCACCAGAGCGATGGTTTGCTGGGTGGTCAACCCCAGCTCAGGGCCAATCTCCGGGGCTCCCAGTCCCCCCAGCGGCACACTGCAAAGTCCAGCCTGGAGGAAGACTTAAAGAAGCTCATCACACTTGACAGCCCTCCACCCACTACAAATGAAGAGAAGGTACAGAGAAATGCTTTGAGTTAATATCGTACACTGATCCTGGTATCGTCGGCTACATAAACACTAATTTGTTTTTAGCTCCACTGTTGTTCGTCCGGCTGTTGTCTGTCAATATCTTTTGCAGCTTGCAGGCAGCATCATTTATAAGTGTATGTAAGTGAATGAAGGGCCTTTCccatccttcttttccaatgAGCTGCAGTCATTGAATCTAGTGAAACAGCTTTAGTTATTCTTAAAGTGATCTTGTAACTCATCAGGAGCTGTACAGTATTGCCactttaataaaactgaaaactatTTTCTAGCTGGGATGTTGTATCTTGGGTCGTAACTGCATCAATAATTTCCTATCCTGGAGTGGAACCAGCGGCGCTCCAGCGATGCTCAGTAGAGCCATTTGTTTACATCTGGGttgcacatcaccagctgctggtATCTCCTCTTTAATCcactggtgtgtttttgtgcctcaagtggtgaaacaagtGTGTTGTTTTCCACCTTTAGTGCGAACACTTATCTTGCGTATTTTGCAAAGTTACCAtgctttgttggaggttgttgaagtagctcTCTTTTTAGGTACAAAATTCTCACCGGAGGCTGATATTgcaatgtgacatttttatatatcaCATAAAATTTGTACCATTATTATCACAGATGATATGATTTGGCATAGCCCTAATAAGAACAAACCCTATAGTGTTTTTATTCAAGGTTTTTCTTCCAATTCATTCTTATTCGcagcattttctctctttttacctgAGTTTTCTTGTCTGCTTCCATCTCTGTGTGAAGCCGTTGTTTCCAGGCCCGCCACCCAGTCGACGTTCCCTTCAGAGGACACTGTCTGATGAGAGTATTTACAGCGGGCAGAGGGAGCCGTCCTCTAGCGTTCAGCGTGACACGCCCACTGACCTTCTTTTCTCCTGCTCCACCATGCCACGTTCACCCACCACCCGTCACGGACCAGGTCGCAGAGCATCACACAAATCCCTCGGTAAATGTCTAGTTTCTGTGGTTGAACTTGTTGGAGGCTCCATCATGCGGTGggttacacatttgcctaacaagcgaAAGATCagtgggaggagacacaaatctgtTGGGGGTTgcatctgccaaatcaaacacgtGGTGCTacccgctgtggcgaccccttgttaatgagggagcagccaaaaggagTGGATgaagtgctgtgcaaaagtcttgagccacctctttatattttgttccaAGGAGCctgactttgttttcttttttttttttggtcttgagcagtagttctccacgTTTGTTTTTTAGTAAGCCAGTTAACACTGGCCTATGAATGATTCAAACATTAACAAGGCACCTAAGTGTAGGGATGAACCAGTTGTCAGTTAACAGagaacttagcaaagaaccaattcaCCAATTCAGCGTTATTGACGCAGTGTGGGATCATACGGACAGAatagaacaaaaagcagcaaacatccaaagaagagctcagaatgtccttcaagaagcctggagaactattcctgaagaaatgacaagaaagctgcctgagagagttcaggctgtgctgaaaaataaaggtggtcacaccaaatattgactttcaagcttgttagaattgtacaaattctgtttttgccttatatgctgtatttctatgtatgtttgcatgtttcaataaatagcTGCATCTAttccccattttcctagcaaattATAAGGAAATGCGGGGTGGTTAAAGACTTTTACATAGTACTGTATATATGTACAATATGTGTACTACTCAAACTGCAGATAATGCGAATGCAGgtaatgaaataaaagcataaaaacatcCAACAAAATGCAATTGCAAAAGTCTTATGGTCATGCCATGCACATATGTGTTGACTATGAAGTTTCCCAACTTCGGTTCCAAAAAACTGCAGATACAAATCTCACTCAGTATGTTTTACTGCGCTCTTTCTCCTTTCCCAGGAGACCTGTCAGCCCCAGAGAGTTTAGAGCTGGATCAAGAGAGgaagaaacagcagctgcaaGAACCTGTCCTCATGCCTCTGCCTGACACGGGGGCAGATGGCCCGCTAGACTGGGCCCACCTGGTAGATGCTGCCAAAGCCTTTGAGGGTAACCAGACgtcatgttttcatttcctccttgaaaaaacatttgaagtgaAGGTTAATTAAGTTGTGGAGTAGATAAATCCACCTGTTATTCTATTTTTTATCAGTAGAGGGCATTGTTACATTGTATTTGTT is part of the Archocentrus centrarchus isolate MPI-CPG fArcCen1 chromosome 22, fArcCen1, whole genome shotgun sequence genome and encodes:
- the LOC115772241 gene encoding signal-induced proliferation-associated 1-like protein 1, translated to MTSLKRQPMERTVGGSVPASDEFYTRHLRMPNGVPVSSRTDNVHATVSTGVPKMGVRARVADWPPRKDVTVPLWHSSTEPENSGVHSAGKSHIKLGSIMSPQDTTMLRNIHNTLKNRAQTQANNYSPDTRYLAPGDYRGPAHRNPRQRRIRQRSNSDMTVGEMEGSGDSGEDWGPASGAKMSPLHREYGSTSSIDQHGVAGESFFEMLKGYQGDKVDQRSPAPEKLEDMLNVASKQAIIDLQEDVPDGHLSKVKDRDKPPKRRTKSETGGESIFRKLRNVRGESDSPRAGSDVEDSRAEDMGPPLKPWVCQKGFAHYDVQSMLFDLNEIIQLRQTAGKRKNTTTGASAAAVASATSTLSSTHSLPYSSPSGSQEDLNSRDSPSLDAGDEQSNEMLLSCPCFRNEIGADGIARRRLGANGPGYHGLVGGVAGNSGSGNLSGESNLYETSVSTHFTNAGVAVLEGPKEGPSTLSEKGKQYIVEHVDLGAYYYRKFFYLRDHSNYFGMDEALGPVAVSMRREKLEEDKEHGQQYNYRIIFRTSELITLRGSILEDAVPSTSKHGTSRGLPIKDVLEYLLPELDLSCLRLALNTPKVTEQLMKLDEQGLSFQVKVGVMYCRAGQSTEEEMYNNETAGPALEEFLQLLGEKVRLKGFTKYRAQLDTKTDSTGTHSLYTSYKDYEIMFHVSTLLPYTPNNKQQLLRKRHIGNDIVTIVFQEPGAHPFTPKAIRSHFQHVFIIVRVHNPCSDSTCYSVAVTRSQDVPSFGPPIPKGVTFPKSTVFRDFLLAKVINAENAAHKSDKFGAMATRTRQEYLRDLAERHVTSTPVEPTGKFPFISLAHKRREKVRPYSGAELRSLGAITWQVHAEDQVAGAERECLLAISNDFIILLDQEAKAVVFNCATRDVIGWSTGSPASMKIYYERGESVSLRSINNNTEDFGEVVKRLELLTKGSQTTEMTLRRNALGQLGFHVNFEGIVAEVEPYGYAWQAGLRQGSRLVEICKVSVASLSHEQMIDLLRTSVTVKVVIIPPHEDSTPRRGCSEIYHMPLVDYKNHKEGMPYELKFPFRSTNNNTKWPRTSSSPQTRAAGTGGTLIKAPPTDFSNPAAIPRSVSSDGRPLNPKRYSPGNDNYALACSIVMGRTLHNTNSPSSVSYTDTMASTHWRQKSMPDGFNNNCQSPGSSARQVAGEGINGIKVSSSSGVGWSRPVEGDPTSRSGDKTSSDTVISKVVIPRLQPLEQSSHMSPNKSAKADAPYSSSQSSSNTLSSNASSSAHSDEKWYEVGSRSGVRSELDLNGYLQGTSSDSGIDATSFTATQSSTASSTGAFMAKDKIPWQDEPADSQTTTDTSPPTPDSIVVPVGTEIPAKSPLSFPLGPDSVSYSLSDATAHSSTSGHSGCSPMSPQDEAAPASTSPTSSSCQSPGTKSFYPRQGATSKYLIGWRKPGGTVNSVDFGSTRKRHQSDGLLGGQPQLRANLRGSQSPQRHTAKSSLEEDLKKLITLDSPPPTTNEEKPLFPGPPPSRRSLQRTLSDESIYSGQREPSSSVQRDTPTDLLFSCSTMPRSPTTRHGPGRRASHKSLGDLSAPESLELDQERKKQQLQEPVLMPLPDTGADGPLDWAHLVDAAKAFEEQRLVFLAAQEENSMAESSAAATSPQQAEPQAAPLRQPSPGETPACLMGKVSQLESMVKVLQEDLKKEKDAKASLQAQIESLREDNQRLLEESYSASAKLKKFTEWVFNTIDMN